From a single Pieris rapae chromosome 17, ilPieRapa1.1, whole genome shotgun sequence genomic region:
- the LOC110993967 gene encoding LIM domain only protein 3: MKCERRTPQQLSGRGSPGLGGQMLAMDVTKEARASPLPANAQGGTAAPTQPPQPQICAGCNKVITERYLLKALDQLWHEDCLKCGCCDCRLGEVGHTLYTRANLILCKRDYLRLFGNTGYCAACNKVIPAFEMVMRARNNVYHLECFACQQCNHRFCVGDRFYLCENKILCEYDYEERLVFANMAYNPPPLAHLKRQTTHLPPPPTSSAMGGLINGSSRAGDLNNNMSGSSPAPFQAPPHLKPLGLSATS; encoded by the exons TGCGAGAGGCGTACGCCGCAACAGTTAAGCGGGCGCGGGAGCCCCGGGCTGGGCGGTCAAATGCTTGCCATGGATGTCACCAAGGAGGCCAGAGCGTCACCCCTCCCTGCTAACGCACAGGGTGGCACAGCTGCGCCGACGCAACCTCCGCAACCACAG atCTGCGCGGGATGTAACAAGGTGATAACTGAGAGATATCTCCTCAAAGCGTTGGACCAGTTGTGGCATGAGGACTGTTTGAAGTGCGGCTGCTGCGACTGTAGACTCGGCGAAGTCGGCCACACTCTCTATACTAGAGCTAATCTTATACTGTGCAAGAGGGATTACTTAAG gtTATTTGGAAACACTGGATACTGCGCGGCGTGCAATAAAGTTATTCCAGCCTTTGAGATGGTGATGCGTGCGCGCAACAATGTCTACCACCTCGAATGTTTCGCCTGTCAGCAATGTAATCACAG GTTCTGTGTGGGCGATAGATTTTACCTCTGCGAGAATAAAATTCTGTGTGAATATGACTATGAAGAGAGGCTAGTCTTTGCGAATATGGCGTACAACCCACCACCTCTAGCTCATCTAAAACGGCAGACAACGCATCTTCCACCACCACCG ACGAGTAGTGCAATGGGCGGGTTGATAAACGGTTCAAGCCGAGCTGGTGACCTGAACAACAACATGTCGGGCTCCTCTCCAGCCCCATTCCAGGCTCCCCCACACCTCAAACCTCTTGGACTCTCAGCGACCAGCTGA
- the LOC110994018 gene encoding uncharacterized protein LOC110994018: MNLRIICLLAVFLSRSVASQANDEIKKGKFPFMAFIYYPDDSVVDKNGVRLTRAGILLKPDRLITSSLETDDEPMAFPEKTLVARLGSISIDSNFSINEDEDEQEREIIQIIRPYNFSATEWWLSDISLLKTLIPFNLTTAVAYTSIYHKSDIIEKDCFSLVYARNPLNKTMDKLLTLIPVEVVPSSTTICGSHYRENTMVCAQDLDDKKNVTYDPNFCIGNGGGPLVCENNICGIQTYSNGCHEPYLYQVFSGWVLFISCGIQDTCQEKQCEKICTVINKDERSTTKQQVALVSQEITTREITQSTSDSENDSEEISPERPTATAAKDFDDTTLTSTSILVEDSPETSASAETQSLLTETSGSVEEKLRRTNVEAQKQPIKKKKNSAAILTPFSTQLPILFWVAINFA, translated from the exons ATGAATTTGAGAATAATTTGCTTATTAGCAG TATTTCTTTCACGAAGTGTTGCGTCGCAGGCTaatgatgaaattaaaaaggGCAAATTTCCGTTTATG GCCTTTATATATTACCCGGATGATTCAGTGGTAGACAAGAATGGAGTACGATTGACACGAGCCGGCATCTTATTGAAACCGGATCGGCTTATAACATCATCCTTGGAAACTGATGACGAACCGATGGCTTTTCCAGAGAAAACACTAGTTGCTAGACTTGGAAGTATATCTATTGATAGCAACTTCAGTATTAATGAAGACGAAGATGAACAAGAAAGAGAG ATAATCCAGATTATTCGCCCCTACAACTTTAGTGCCACCGAGTGGTGGCTCAGcgatatttctttattgaaaacattgattccatttaatttaactacaGCAGTAGCGTATACTTCAATATATCACAAGTCGGATATCATTGAGAAGGATTGTTTTAGTCTAGTGTACGCG CGAAACCCTTTGAACAAGACAATGGACAAACTCTTGACACTGATACCAGTTGAAGTGGTGCCCTCTTCAACTACAATATGTGGAAGCCACTATAGAGAAAACACCATGGTCTGTGCACAAGACCTTGATGATAAGAAGAATGTCACCTATGACccaaatttttgtatt GGAAATGGAGGTGGTCCGCTTGTATGTGAGAATAATATATGTGGAATACAAACCTATAGCAACGGATGTCACGAACCTTACCTATATCAAGTATTCTCCGGTTGGGTACTATTCATATCATGTGGCATACAAGATACATGCCAGGAGAAGCAGTGTGAGAAAATTTGTACTGTCATAAATAAAGATGAAAGAAGTACTACCAAACAGCAAGTGGCGTTGGTCTCCCAGGAAATTACTACGAGGGAAATAACACAATCAACTTCTGACAGTGAAAATGATTCGGAAGAAATCAGTCCTGAAAGGCCCACTGCAACTGCCGCAAAAGATTTCGATGATACAACTCTTACCTCTACTTCTATATTGGTAGAGGATAGTCCAGAAACCTCAGCATCTGCCGAGACTCAATCTCTTCTGACTGAAACTTCGGGTTCAGTTGAAGAAAAGTTGCGAAGAACTAACGTGGAGGCTCAAAAGCAGCCGattaagaagaagaagaattcAGCAGCAATTTTGACGCCTTTTTCAACTCAATTACCAATTCTCTTTTGGGTAGCGATTAACTTtgcttaa